A genomic window from Silene latifolia isolate original U9 population chromosome 11, ASM4854445v1, whole genome shotgun sequence includes:
- the LOC141613461 gene encoding pathogenesis-related protein PRB1-2-like, whose protein sequence is METLKNLTTLACFMIATLALLQVSHAQNSPQDYVKAHNSARAAVGVRNIAWDNTLAAYAKNYANKRIGDCALVHSGGPYGENIAWGSGTFLTGTGSVQLWVNEKTNYNHNTNTCATGKVCGHYTQVVWANSVRLGCARVQCNNNAGVFVICSYDPPGNVSGQKPYSFSYLAVGSSTS, encoded by the exons ATGGAGACTCTCAAAAACTTAACAACCTTGGCATGCTTCATGATAGCAACTTTAGCTTTGCTCCAAGTTTCTCATGCACAAAATTCACCTCAGGACTATGTTAAAGCTCATAACTCTGCTAGGGCTGCCGTCG GTGTCAGAAACATAGCATGGGATAACACATTAGCTGCGTATGCAAAAAATTACGCAAACAAAAGGATTGGTGACTGCGCCCTCGTGCATTCCGGTGGCCCATATGGCGAGAACATAGCGTGGGGGAGCGGCACTTTCTTGACGGGTACGGGCTCTGTACAACTGTGGGTCAATGAGAAGACTAACTATAACCATAACACCAACACTTGTGCTACTGGAAAGGTTTGTGGACACTATACTCAGGTGGTATGGGCCAATTCGGTTCGTCTTGGTTGTGCCCGTGTTCAATGTAACAATAATGCCGGGGTTTTCGTCATTTGTAGCTATGATCCTCCCGGCAACGTTAGTGGCCAAAAACCTTACTCGTTCTCTTATTTGGCTGTAGGTAGTAGTACTTCCTGA